cgcgtgaaccgaagtggatgactggtttcaagggttgagatcaaagagacatccacctccggaggagaaggtagatccggtgaaagtgaagcgcactctggctgccctggcaaaaccacccaagtctccgccaaaaggcaactatgagcgcattattgcaaagacatgggccgaagcggagcggtcaggaagtacagtcagtgatcaaaggctgaaagaacgacgagcagctaggaaacaaattgcccagctcggcgaacaagcgaagaaaTCGtgcccccccctcaaggtgcctagcgacatcgtcgatccgaggatggtgcccggttatggcaatgttgacgattacctgcccgatgatgtacattatgataccatggaggtgcagatacacagatacgagtacgggaagcctctcgtcaaagatgaaaaatctttaacaacgatgatgcgaagattacatgattggtacttgaaaatctgcagagagtctgggggaggagtactttgtatgcgagagttaaactggaggatgacctcgttggaattgaactgttgcctattccatttgaggagttctatcagtttttcaatcaattggccctcgataaaacaacgatcacctgctactgtctgtaagtactactacttctNNNNNNNNNNGTGGATGCTATCAcgaagtctcaaaattgccaccttatgacgcaatggatgaatttgaaggtcaaggtggctgttggctctgtttatcctactgaacccggcgcaacttttcactgtcggccgattccagaaggatatgctagggtgatggtggatgaaataacggagggatttgaggacctccagcttgaccaccctaccggtgaaggggagactcggctggggtctgctctgaagactccatgcctatggcggaaggagctcatcaaccatccgaactggacgcctccgcctcctcctcctcctccagcgagtcagggcactccgcctcctccaccgcctcctcctccggcgagtgacgatcagggccctcggccggctccttcaccggcgcgtggcggcacttcgcctccttctccgcctgcgccgacgcgcccgagcagccagcctcctccttctccgcctcgtcagcaagggcggaagagacctgccgctgctccagctgctccggcgcgtcgtagtccttctcctccgcctcgtaagcaagtaaagaagacaaccgctccatctgctcggtcggcgtctagcagtacaaccagaggcgggaggacatacagattcggtccttctctgaagactccagagaagttaccatatgagaggaccctagaggagaacaccgagatcgcgtgaaccgaagtggatgactggtttcaagggttgagatcaaagagacatccacctccggaggagaaggtagatccggtgaaagtgaagcgcactctggttgccctggcaaaaccacccaagtctccgccaaaaggcaactatgagcgcattattgcaaagacatgggccgaagcggagcggtcaggaagtacagtcagtgatcaaaggctgaaagaacgacgagcagctaggaaacaaattgcccagctcggcgaacaagcgaagaaaTCGtgcccccccctcaaggtgcctagcgacatcgtcgatccgaggatggtgcccggttatggcaatgttgacgattacctgcccgatgatgtacattatgataccatggaggtgcagatacacagatacgagtacgggaagcctctcgtcaaagatgaaaaatctttaacaacgatgatgcgaagattacatgattggtacttgaaaatctgcagagagtctgggggaggagtactttgtatgcgagagttaaactggaggatgacctcgttggaattgaactgttgcctattccatttgaggagttctatcagtttttcaatcaattggccctcgataaaacaacgatcacctgctactgtctgtaagtactactacttctNNNNNNNNNNcaaaaaacaaaaactccagccacagaaatgctgacgcgtggatgcctattggtcccggttggtgccaccaaccgggactaaagggtctcctgcctaggctctgcgcactgcccacgtggaggcccatcaatcccggttctggattgaaccgggactaaaggtacatgacattagtaccgacactttagtcccggttcaggaaccgggactaaaggcccgtacgaaccgggactataggccctttttctaccagtgatagcAGCGTCCTCATTTTAATGTTGGATCATTACTACATAGCAAGCCATAACAAGGCACTAATATTAGTACCAAAGAAAACTAGGAAAGGATTGAATATATATAGTACTATTCCTATATCACAGTTGTGTCTCGTCTATATACGCGCTGAGATATCTCCATGCAGTTAATGCATTTGGTAGCCTGCCTTGTATATCTACCTCTTGCTGGTCTATATATAGCACAAGGCTTGACTTAAGCCCATAAGCAGTACCCCGAGATCTATCAAACATTCAAACAAGATGTGCCACAGATCCGGCAGCAAGATGAGAGGCAAGGCAGCACTGATCTTGCTCCTCGCCATCCTTGTATGCCATGCGTTCTCCTCTGCACACGGTAAGTTCGTTGGTACGCAAGCGACCGATCCGTCGAAATATTATCCATCGTGTGTGCTAATATGCATCTGCTTGTCCATTCCATCTTACGCAGCCATCCGTCAGCCAGATGACTGGCACGATATACTGCGCAAGGAGTGTAAGCTGAGTGTGTGCCATGAAATCGGAGGGCACAAGAGTTGCTTCTGCTGCTTGGCGACGCCCGACAGTCCTTGTTGGTTCAAGGAGGACGAGTGCAAGAAGGTCTGCTCGCAGGTGCAGCTGCCACCATCCTCTTCTGCCGGCACCAATCAAATAGTGCCGTGAGATCTTTGCAACGAAGGCAATATATAGGAGATCACGCCGTGCTTTTGTTTTCAAAATGAATCGAATGGGTCGTCTAATGTTGTATCTCCTTTCAAAAAATTGTGTAAGGAATTGAGTCAAGAAATCAAGCTTTTCCCTGATTATTAGCTGTGACCAAAGTACTGCTGTTTATTTGCAACATTAAAGCGAAACAATAGCTGGATGATTTTGCAGCAATTAATACCGGTTCAATTCCTTGCTGTATTTGTCTTCTTCCAGCAAATGCACAGTGGAAGGGATAATAAGATGGCTAATAGCGCTTCCAAAATATACAAGATACTACTAGAGGAACATGCATGTTCTCTTCGGCCGGGCAGCTATTGTTAAACTAGTACaactagtcgccaacccgtgcattcgcacgggctagcatATTGAAAATGTCAGATGGAATATTTCTTTCTTTCCGATATAGCTTTTTTTGTTTCTGCTCTAATGATGTTAGATGACTACCATTAGGTTCTAGTATCGCAAGCTGGGAGCTTGGATTACTTAGGTAGCAACGTTTTCCTGTGTATTTGTTTTATTTTCACATTTGGAATGTTTGGTCACCTGATATATTACTGTATTATATTTCAATGTCATTATATAATCTAGGTAGATTAACGGGTATATGCTTAATTCCTGGTTTTGTTGTAATAGTTAGATCTTGTTGTTTTGATTTGTTCCACTAAGTTTGACACATGTTGACCATGGCTAGTGAGCAATAGGGGCGATCAATATTTAATTGTTTTAGACATTTAGATATAACCCAAACATCTACTACAGATTAATTGGCATTTTTGTAATAAAAAAGTGATGTGCATGTACATTTAGTACAAATCTGATGTGCATGTACATTTTTGAAAAATCCTAAATGTCACTAAATATTTATCAATGCGCTACTTGTTTTTTTAGTCCTTGATGCACCATGTTTTGGAATGTCTCAGGTCGCCGATTGTTTATCAACCCCATTACACAATGTCCTCAGTTTGGAATCTTTATGACTTTGAGAACCTTCCAGTCTTTGATTTGCGGTCTTCTTCATCACTGTTCTTTATTCCATGAATTTTGATTCATTCGTTTCCTTTCATCCCTTAGTTTTTGATTCTTCATCAAGATGCATAACACGACTTGTGCTCCCTGTCCCAAATTTTTTATGCTGGTTTACAATGACTTCATCAGCAATCAGCGCTTGCTTTGAAGTTTTCTACTGGAAAACAATAAAAAGAATGTATTAGTCACTAAATTAAATGTCTATAGCAATTATTGAGGCCTGATACTTATATTATGAAAGAACAGGAAAATACACCAAGAAAGCTTACATACTTATCCTATTCAATTCCTGAATTTGCTTGTGCTCGTACTTATGTTGATCTTCGAATAATCTTGGTTCCTCTGATTTCTGAATGCTCAACATCAGCATTGTTTTCCGGTATTATATCAATGCTGCCACATCTCTATCCTGAATGCCCTTATTCCCAATTCTTCATCAGAATAAAATGCAACATGTGTTCCCATCCTAGTCTTTTTGGATTCCTGCACAATTATCTTATTGTCAGCAACATGCTTATACGAAAACATTTTTTTGTTAATTAACACAAAAGGATAATTATATAATGTGGCATGTGGTAGATAGTGAACAATATAGAGCATCCTATACACAATAATCTTGGTACCTATACATGAGGTATTGGCATCTACCAATTGCTGTGCACATATTTTCTGTATTTGTTTGTCCTCTATTGATGTCACAATCATCCATATCTATCCATAATATTGCAGATTTCTTAATCATATTTTTACTCTTCCTAAAACATGGTGCAGATTGTTGTTTCACCCAAATCACATGTAACGGTGCAAATTACATGGTTCTTTTTTTAGGCAGTGTTAATATGGAGAGACCATATGAATTCATAATTTCAACAAATATAGTTCTACCAGATAAGTAAATCGTCTAGCATCTTTGCTCGAAAGAACATCAATGCTAGAAAATGTGCATCTTTGTTTGGCTATCCCAATTTTTTTAGACATTTTATATTGTGATATTTCATCATGTGAAAAAATACCAGTATGTTGTCACCTTCAAATGGATGGAAATTCCACAAAGATGTAACCGAAAATTTGATACCATGTAAACGGAAGCTTGGTTGACCAATGGCCATATCTTGCTAACCAATGTTTCATTACCTTGCTATGAAGCAAATACAATGCATTATGATAGACAAAGAAGCCTATAAATTCATAATAGCTTCTATAAGTCCTAATTTCCTATTTAATCAATTTCCTTGCTAATTGAATCAAGCATATCAGGTGCCATTGCTTCCGaagcaaagaaaaaaataaaacataacTTCAATACATATGAAATGAATACAAAATTGCGGAGATTATTAGAGGCGCAAGCCGAGTACAAAACTTTGATTAACTCTTGGTTGCCGTGTAGTATGTAAACAATGTGAACTGCGTACTCTACTAATGTGATTGAAAAAACAGTATAACAAATCGCTAGAAAAAAATATTTCATTGCTTTCAGGGTTAATGGCATGCTAAAGCCTAATTACCTTTCCAGGAATCCTTCGCATCGAGTATATCGCAGACCATTGTTTTCAACCAAAGACTGCAAAAAAGAAATAATGTAGAACTTGAATATAACAAATTAAAGGAATACAAAAAGATTAATCGCTATGTACACAAAATTCTGAAGATTAGTACTTGTTTACCCTCTAGGGTATTAGAGTTAATCCCGTGTCCGCCGTGTATGCATGTGTATCCTAATGGATGCGCATGCCAGGTTTGTATTAAGTCAAGCCAAGTAATATATATACATGTATGTAAATAACACCCCATATGTAATGGATAGTGGGATCAATAGAAAGAAATCAAATAGGACTCACATGGTCCTGTGGCCATCAATTCGCTGTGTGCTCCTGTGTCGTGTGCGTGCGTGTTTCTAGTCGAAATTTTCCTGTTCCTCTGTACGTACTATCGTACACGCATCAAGGCCGCGGCTCTACGTATGTGAGCTAGCTTTGTACGTGTGACTTCGACGGAATCTATCCACCTGCCTATCTAACTTTGCACGTACATGCGCTACTCTACTGTCAATTGATTTATTGTTCTAAAACTAATTTAGGGAAGCAGCTATCAAAttaaggatttaattcaaaaaaagAGAGTAATTCTTCGTGCAATAAGTAAGCAACATGTTTCATCTAACCAGCGTAACAAATAATTGCTCAAAAATATTGGGTGGGAGGACGATTCGCTAACCTGCCCAATGACAGCAACCGACCAGAGACAAACTTCATGCAGAGTGGGAGAATCTTGAGCAGCGATGATGGGCATTGTTCATGTGCTCCGACCTGATCTCAATAAAGCATCCAAAATTTATACGTGAGAAGATTCAGGATCCAATTCGTGGAGACGGCAAAAATTGATTCCGCTCTAAACCTGGAAGAAAACAAATCTAGAATAAATAGTGTGAAAAAAATATGGATCTAATACATTAGGAAAAACTCCTTGAAGACATGGAATCCATCCTACGATTTTGTTCTCCTGTGAGGGCGAGGGAGATAATGGAGAGGAAGAGATTGTGGATGGATTTGTCTTCCATCTAGGGAGAGAGAGATAATGAAGAAGAAtagatcgtggagagagagagagagagatggagaggcgaggcggtggtggagggggatcgagagaGAAGAGGCGAGAGTCGGCGGAGGGAGAGCATCGCTCGATGACGCAATGAGTTTTTTTTACATAGCTGAatccttttttttcttttacaaAAGTGCGTGGACAGTTTTTTTAACATGCGGGCAGGTTTTGCATCTAGATTGAATCTCATCCCATGATTGTTGTGGACTCTTTATTTCGTTCAGATAGATGTGAGAGATTAAGAGCGTTGGGTTCTGGAAGAGATGAGAGATATATGTGAGTTTTTTTAGTTCAATGAATCAATCTACATCGTAATAATTCGggcccaccagattaacggctcgtaAAATCTAATTAACGTGAGAATTTTTAGGAAGtgcctaattagtataggtatatagatagatatagatatagatagatagatagatagatagatagatagatatagatagatacgaTAGATTCTTTTGATTGTTTTTTTGAAAGGTGCTCTAGATTGCTTTTTTACAACAAACGTTATGTTGGTTTTTTCTTTGATTGCAAGGTTTATATGGGTGGATCTACACCGTTATAATTCGGGCCCAGTAGATGAACGGCCAGTAATTTCTAATTAATGTGGTAATTTCTGAGGATTCCAAAATTAGTATAGGTAGGTATAGATGCCGTGCTTTGCTACGGGCCGGCTATAatgcatgtataaacaaatcaaataAATGACTAAAGTCATCTTCAAGATTGAAGTTTATTTCTCCCTCATACATCcgggcactagtagaaaagagggctttggtccaggccgggtcagcccattagtcccggttcagttcagaaccgggaccaatgtgggcattggtcccgattcgtgagcccagggggccggccgggccacgtgggccattggtcccggttcatctggaccttttggtcccggttggtgggatgaactgggaccaatgggctgAGCTCCTGGcctaccaccattggtcccggttggtggcttgaaccgggaccaaaggctcccctttggtcccggttcatgtcaccaaccgggaccaatgaggtgcctatatatatatccctcgctcgcgagcagagcaccccagtgctctgtttttctctggccgagggggagagggcttggtggtgctctagctcacctcctgtgcacacaaggtgttcgatggaatgtccgagccacactacttaagcttttgtaatgccccgagaccgatgtgccaggtgtcgttcagttattcgttgttgttgtcttgtcattggcttgcgtgttgcatttcatcatgtcatcatgtgcattgcatcatcatgttttcaaaacttgcatccgtcccggtctcctcgttccgtccgttgtccgttctgagcccagacacacttgcacgcgcccgcggcatgtccgaaatattattttataagtggccggaaaatgttctcggattgggttgaaatttggtgtgtggtcttattatagtgtagacagaccgcctgtccagtttcatcgcaatcggagtttgtttgacgccccaacggataaatatagcggcaatagtagccggtcaaaacgtcggacgttttcggtctccggaaatagtcgccgggcctccctctcttctcttctctcagctcgagaccgtctacacagtcacTACTCACCACcatgccctacctaacctctctcgtcagcccgcgaccctcctcgcgcgcgcccgaaagttgtcccggacccgaaccgagctgtcgccaccgttgtatccgaatcatccccaaacgtctacaaaacgtcaccgttttcttatttgggctccctagcccATTCTTCCCGAACCGTCTGATTTCGATTGGGACGAAATAGCCCCTAACAAAAATCCAGCGCTCTATATATAGACCAATCCCCTAGGCAGCAACCCTAAATTCTAGCCCTCTTGTCCCATCGCGCCGCCACCTACCTTTCTTCCTCGGGTTCTTCCCTGATCCAGATCCACCTCGTTTCCTGCAGCCTCCTCCCTCCTCGTATCAGCCGCCGCCACCCATCAAATCCGTGCATCCCCAGCGCCACCCACCTCCCTCGTTTTCTTCACTGGACCAATCCCGCAGCCTCCTCCCGATTCACCAATCAGCCACCACCATAATCTCAAATCCATCGATCCATCGCAGCCGTGCCCCTTCCTCTGCTCGCTCGTTCCCGAGCACCTCGCCCCAACTTTCCCCGCCGCTGCCGTACTCCGGCCATGAAGCCTCGGCCTCCTCTGCTACCCGCGACGCCCAAGGGGCCGTCCTCGACTCTCCCCGTGCGAGCACAGCGCCCGTTTGCGCTTGGGCCAAGGACCCCGACGGCCACCCCGTCAGCCCCGTCACCGGCGTCCAAACCACCAGAGCGCGGCCACCCTTCCGCCGCCGTCGAGCGCCACCACAGCAGCAGCTCCAGGCCGGCACCCTCACCCCGCGCCCTTGTCTCTTCTCCCTTCCTtcgctttctctctctccctctcatctccctGCTTCCTCTCTTTCGCAGGGAACACAGGAGCCCCGCCAGGAATCTCCAGGTCCGTGGCCGCCGGTTTGCCTCTGCCCCATGCCCGCAGAACCTCACCGCCGGTCAGATCGGTCCCTCCTTCGCGCCCGGTTCCACGTCCTCCGTCCTTCGCCACCGCGCCGGAGATCCCCGATGCCGCTGCTCTGCTTCTGCTCCCTGTCGAGCAGAGGACAGCGCCCTGCTTCCGCTGCATCGAGCGCGTTGACCGCATCCCCTCCCTCGGTCGATCCAGCCGGCCCAAGCTAGATCCGGCCTCGCCTCGTTCCTCATCGCGCGGCCCAACTCCCTCCAGGCccagcgcgccctcctgcctcgcctcccctccgaaccggcccaaggcccagggtgagcagccccctccagatcccTCTCCTGTGCACTGCTGGCCCAGCATATTTCGGCCCGATTTGTTTTTTTTACAGATCTGTGATTTTAGCCTTTATCCAGTGAAttaactgttttacagaaaagtccttcaacttcatgcatttaataactcacaaactatgcatcatatgtaaataatttaaacatgaaaaatgcttagtttttcatctagattaataatatgccattttcatcccatgctaaaatgcttaaaatgctatttgtttaattttgctcaaatgccatgttaaaatgctttatttcataactaaataaccgtagctccgatttaaataaactttatatgtaaatggggtagaattttgcctagcttaacatggtgtacttactttgcatgtttaacaactctaaaattgtgtttagggcagaacagtacctaatCCATAAATATGatatggggattctccggaattgttgtttgttgcttccggcctcatttaaccttgactagataggtagttttcatttgcttcaccctcttgccatgcttaacaacatttaatattgttgggtacataaacgggatctaactaaataacttatcgtggtgtttcgtcaatatgcagttgcatattgagctccatttaattgtaggattgtttgtgcactttgccatgccatgcctcagtaAACCGGACAGAAGACAGACCGCCTGTccagtttcatcg
This portion of the Triticum dicoccoides isolate Atlit2015 ecotype Zavitan chromosome 7A, WEW_v2.0, whole genome shotgun sequence genome encodes:
- the LOC119334750 gene encoding uncharacterized protein LOC119334750, whose translation is MCHRSGSKMRGKAALILLLAILVCHAFSSAHAIRQPDDWHDILRKECKLSVCHEIGGHKSCFCCLATPDSPCWFKEDECKKVCSQVQLPPSSSAGTNQIVP